One segment of Methylocella silvestris BL2 DNA contains the following:
- a CDS encoding adenylate/guanylate cyclase domain-containing protein: protein MEAVRFVLLWPWRTLLGQTLLYGSFLIHGGLGLYAIYRRRHLRIPRGELFQILLGLSIPPLVILHAVNVRLGYQLFNLPLTYPWLIYRYWELSPFVGLPRQFLLLLVLWIHGCIGLRSWLRFRPWYPAWTPVLAALATLVPILAMSGIIAAGRDFDATAAQDAAFRGAFARLQTPAEAAALAKIGETLILIYLGLVGAVFAARAALDWRRRRYRAIAITYPDGARAVVPRGFSILEASRWAGTPHMSMCGGRGRCSTCRVRIRSDLAALPSPNVAEANTLAAIGAPADVRLACQLRPIEDVDVTPLLTLKRWETRMAASRPVASNEHEIVALFVDLRDSTRLADGRLPYDAFYVIDKYVGAVCKAVESHGGEVTSVAGDGVMCFFDGGGDPRAAARGAMIALRDLWISLSELSVEFEAAFDFPVRFGAGCHIGIAVVGGLESRRAVQFLGEVGNIAARLQALTKEAGCAVILSRAVIERAGLPVPALERRSVQIRSVSQEIETVAFREREDFADLIGHEASRGPGGAAGSGRLRQV, encoded by the coding sequence ATGGAGGCGGTCCGGTTTGTTCTGCTGTGGCCATGGCGCACGCTCCTCGGACAGACGCTGCTTTACGGCTCCTTCCTGATCCATGGAGGCCTCGGGCTTTACGCCATCTATCGCCGCCGCCATTTGCGGATCCCGCGCGGCGAATTGTTCCAGATCCTGCTCGGACTCTCAATTCCGCCGCTGGTCATTCTCCACGCCGTTAATGTGCGTCTTGGCTACCAGCTGTTCAATCTTCCGCTCACCTATCCCTGGCTGATCTACCGCTACTGGGAGCTTTCTCCCTTTGTCGGCCTGCCACGCCAGTTTCTCCTCCTGCTGGTCTTGTGGATTCACGGCTGCATCGGATTACGGAGCTGGCTGCGCTTTCGGCCATGGTATCCGGCATGGACGCCGGTTCTCGCCGCGCTGGCGACGCTGGTCCCCATCCTGGCGATGAGCGGCATTATCGCGGCGGGGCGGGATTTCGACGCCACGGCCGCGCAGGATGCGGCCTTCCGCGGCGCTTTCGCCCGGCTGCAGACGCCGGCCGAGGCCGCGGCGCTCGCAAAGATCGGCGAAACCTTGATTCTCATCTATCTCGGGCTCGTCGGCGCTGTCTTCGCGGCGCGCGCCGCGCTTGACTGGCGCCGACGGCGCTACCGGGCGATTGCGATCACCTATCCGGACGGCGCGCGGGCCGTCGTGCCGCGCGGCTTTTCGATCCTCGAGGCCAGCCGCTGGGCGGGCACGCCGCATATGTCGATGTGCGGCGGACGCGGCCGCTGTTCGACCTGCCGCGTGCGGATCAGATCAGACCTTGCCGCGCTGCCGTCGCCAAATGTCGCCGAAGCGAACACCCTCGCGGCGATCGGTGCGCCCGCCGATGTCCGGCTCGCCTGCCAGCTGCGGCCGATCGAGGACGTCGACGTCACGCCGCTGCTCACGTTGAAGCGATGGGAAACGCGGATGGCCGCGAGCCGCCCTGTGGCGTCAAACGAACATGAGATCGTGGCTCTGTTCGTTGACCTGCGCGATTCGACGCGGCTCGCCGATGGGAGGCTTCCCTATGACGCCTTTTACGTCATCGATAAATATGTCGGCGCCGTCTGCAAAGCCGTCGAATCTCACGGCGGCGAGGTCACCAGCGTCGCGGGCGACGGCGTCATGTGCTTTTTCGACGGCGGCGGCGATCCGCGCGCCGCCGCGAGAGGGGCCATGATCGCCTTGCGCGACTTATGGATCTCCCTGTCCGAACTCAGCGTCGAATTCGAAGCGGCGTTCGATTTCCCGGTCCGCTTCGGCGCCGGATGCCATATCGGCATCGCCGTCGTTGGCGGGTTGGAGAGCCGGCGCGCCGTTCAGTTCCTGGGCGAAGTCGGCAACATCGCGGCGCGGCTTCAGGCCCTGACGAAAGAGGCCGGATGCGCCGTCATCCTGTCGCGCGCCGTCATCGAGCGCGCCGGCCTGCCCGTGCCGGCGCTCGAGCGCCGCAGCGTCCAGATTAGAAGCGTATCGCAAGAGATCGAAACCGTCGCCTTCCGGGAGAGGGAGGATTTCGCCGATCTCATCGGGCATGAGGCCAGTCGAGGCCCCGGCGGCGCGGCTGGATCGGGGCGGCTCCGGCAGGTGTGA
- a CDS encoding ABC-F family ATP-binding cassette domain-containing protein, producing MAPPLLVLQSVSLTFGGRALLEGADLSVSAGERLCLVGRNGSGKSTLLKIAAGFLEIDGGSRFLQPDATIRYLPQEPDLSGFDTVFAYVEAGLGPLGDPYRGRRLLNDLGLTGEENPKTLSGGEARRAALARVLAPEPDILLLDEPTNHLDLPAIEWLEAELKGLRSALVIISHDRRFLQNLSRCTVWLDRGRTRSLSRGFADFEAWRDQTLEEEERQSHKMDRKIVAEEHWLRYGVTARRKRNQKRLSGLNAMRVERRQRQGAAGDVRLVASEGKISGKLVVEADEISKSYGERLIVANFSTRILRGDRVGVIGANGAGKTTLIKILTGAEPPDSGRVRLGANVELASLDQGRASLDPETALKDALTGGGSDFVEINGERKHVVGYMKDFLFGPEQARTPIGRLSGGERGRLMLARALARPSNLLVLDEPTNDLDLETLDLLQEMLADYKGTLIIVSHDRDFLDRVATSVVLAEGGGRWVEYAGGYSDMVAQRGFGVGAGPSAAAPGKAKAAPAPRAEKPAAKPRLSFKEKHALETLPARMEQLRKEMGSLRLLLDDAGFYARDPARFAQTSAAFAKYEAELNAAEEDWLELEIRREEVGG from the coding sequence ATGGCGCCCCCTCTCCTCGTGCTGCAAAGCGTGTCATTGACTTTTGGCGGACGGGCTCTGCTCGAAGGCGCGGATCTCTCCGTCAGCGCCGGCGAGCGGCTGTGCCTCGTCGGACGCAATGGCTCCGGCAAATCGACGCTGCTCAAGATCGCCGCGGGATTTCTCGAGATCGATGGCGGATCGCGTTTTCTGCAGCCCGACGCCACCATCCGCTATTTGCCGCAAGAGCCGGATCTCTCCGGCTTTGACACGGTCTTCGCCTATGTCGAGGCCGGGCTCGGACCGCTTGGCGATCCTTATCGCGGCCGGCGGCTATTGAACGATCTCGGGCTGACTGGCGAGGAAAACCCCAAAACCCTCTCTGGCGGCGAGGCGCGCCGCGCCGCGCTGGCGCGCGTTCTTGCGCCCGAGCCCGATATTTTGCTCCTCGACGAGCCGACCAACCATCTCGATCTGCCCGCCATCGAATGGCTCGAGGCTGAACTCAAAGGACTGCGCTCGGCGCTCGTCATCATCAGCCATGATCGCCGCTTCTTGCAGAATCTCTCGCGCTGCACGGTCTGGCTCGATCGCGGCCGCACGCGCTCGCTGTCTCGCGGTTTTGCCGATTTCGAGGCCTGGCGCGACCAGACGCTGGAGGAGGAGGAGCGGCAAAGCCACAAGATGGACCGCAAGATCGTCGCAGAGGAGCATTGGCTGCGCTATGGCGTGACGGCGCGGCGCAAGCGCAACCAGAAGCGTCTGTCCGGTCTCAACGCGATGCGGGTCGAGAGACGCCAGCGTCAAGGGGCGGCCGGCGACGTCAGACTCGTCGCCAGCGAGGGCAAGATTTCCGGCAAGCTCGTCGTCGAGGCCGATGAGATCAGCAAATCCTATGGCGAGCGCCTGATCGTCGCCAATTTCTCGACGCGGATTTTACGCGGCGACCGGGTCGGAGTGATCGGCGCCAATGGCGCCGGCAAGACCACGCTGATCAAGATCCTGACCGGCGCCGAGCCGCCCGATTCCGGCCGCGTGCGCCTTGGCGCCAATGTCGAGTTGGCGAGCCTCGATCAGGGCAGGGCGAGCCTCGATCCGGAAACCGCGCTGAAGGACGCCCTGACCGGCGGCGGCAGCGATTTCGTCGAGATCAATGGCGAGCGCAAGCATGTCGTCGGCTATATGAAGGATTTTTTGTTTGGGCCGGAGCAGGCGCGCACGCCGATCGGCCGCCTCTCCGGCGGCGAGCGCGGCCGGCTGATGCTGGCCCGGGCGCTGGCGCGGCCGTCCAATCTGCTGGTTCTCGACGAGCCGACCAATGATCTCGATCTTGAGACGCTGGACCTCCTGCAGGAGATGCTCGCCGATTATAAGGGCACGCTGATTATCGTCAGTCATGATCGCGATTTTCTCGACCGCGTCGCGACCTCCGTCGTGTTGGCCGAAGGCGGCGGCCGCTGGGTCGAATATGCGGGCGGCTATTCCGATATGGTCGCGCAGCGCGGCTTTGGCGTCGGCGCGGGCCCCAGCGCGGCCGCGCCCGGCAAAGCAAAGGCCGCGCCGGCGCCGCGTGCGGAAAAGCCTGCGGCGAAGCCGAGATTGAGCTTTAAGGAGAAGCACGCGCTGGAAACGCTCCCCGCGCGCATGGAGCAATTGCGCAAGGAAATGGGGAGCCTGCGCCTGCTACTCGACGATGCGGGATTTTACGCGCGCGATCCGGCGCGATTTGCCCAAACCTCGGCGGCTTTCGCCAAATATGAGGCCGAACTCAACGCCGCCGAGGAGGATTGGCTGGAGCTGGAAATTCGGCGCGAGGAAGTCGGGGGTTAA